Part of the Helicobacter bilis genome is shown below.
ATAGTATTTTATGATTTTTGTTAAGTGCTTTTGTTCTAACTTACGCATACAAGATTCCATAAAAGCGTAGTTTGGGTTGCCTTTAGAATCTATGGGAAGCATAAGTTTTTGAATCTTTAATATATGCGTAGAAAGTTGATAACCATACATGTATTTAAAGGTAAAATTTTTAATAAGAGGTATCAAAAATAAGGCTATATACACATTAAGTTCCTTATTTTTAGGTTTAATGGCGTGGATTTTCATATCTAAACTTACTTTATTTTTTTGATAAAACACACTGCCTAAAAATGAAATGCTAATAAAATTTTCTAAAGTTCTAAAATTTTTATTTTCTACATTTTGCGTAAAAAATGCAATACCATTATTTAAATCTGTAGCCGTAATGCGTGGTATCTTACCATTTGAAAACT
Proteins encoded:
- a CDS encoding restriction endonuclease subunit S — encoded protein: MNVDSMKWGEFKICDLFEVYTGALVNQSEFSNGKIPRITATDLNNGIAFFTQNVENKNFRTLENFISISFLGSVFYQKNKVSLDMKIHAIKPKNKELNVYIALFLIPLIKNFTFKYMYGYQLSTHILKIQKLMLPIDSKGNPNYAFMESCMRKLEQKHLTKIIKYYKNKLLDSNGGGGGIIFATHLILLNLHFAIPILYPAILIFYRVIPIFCLVILSKAKYPKDITNNPTLLQQSKTLQLSLRVA